Below is a genomic region from Magnetococcales bacterium.
ACCGTATACCGCCTCCGGCAGCAATTCCGGAGCGGCATGGGTCGCCTTGTACCATTCACGATAAACCTCCGGATCCTTCAAGCGGAAATCGGCGGACAGATCGATCACCTTGAGATCGTGCCGCAACAGCTTCGGCACAACCTTCATCGAGGTTTCATGGGGAAGGGCACAGAATACCACCTGGCACGAAGCAACCTCCGAAAGATCGTCCAATGGCCGACACACCAGATCGCGACGCTTTGCAAGATGCGGAAAAATGGATTCCATCGACTGACCGGCATAGCGTTCCGATGTAACAAAAGCGATTTCAACCCGGGGATGGTTCGACAGCAATCGTATCAGTTCCGCTCCGGTATACCCACTCGCCCCTTGAATGCCCACAGAGATTTTCATATCCCCATCCTTTCCATTCAAGCCGTTCGGACCACGCAACAAAAAAGAGAGGCTTCAAGCCTCCCTTTTTTTGTTTCATGCCATTCTCTGGTCTTTTCGAGGCCAAAGGCCATGCATCACTAACGCTTGGAATACTGCGTGCTCTTGCGTGCCTTGTGACGCCCATATTTTTTCCGCTCGACAACCCGCGAATCCCGGGTGATGAACCCCGCCTTCTTCAACAATGGGCGATAGTTGGTGTCATACAGGGCCAATGCCTTCGAAATCCCATGCTTGATGGCCCCCGCCTGACCCGAATTGCCACCGCCGACGGCTGTCACCACGACATCGAAACGATCCATCGTCTGGGTGATCTGAAACGGTTGGCGCGCCACCATCTGGAGCACCGGACGACCAAAATATTGATCGATCGGCTTCTTGTTGATGAGAATCTTGCCGCTGCCTGGCATGATCCATACTCTGGCTACCGCTTCCTTGCGTTTGCCGGTTGCGTAGGTCGCTTTGTTCAATGACATCGTGTCCGACTCCCAGACTCTTCACGATCAAAATTTCTTGAAATCCCGGAAAATCAACCTGCTGCCTTGGTTTCAAGCGGCAACGGTTCCGGAGTCTGACCGGCATGGGGATGCTCCGGCCCCTGGTACACCTTGAGTTTCTTGAACATCTGCCGGCCCATCTTGTTCTTGGGCATCATCCCCTTGACCGCCCGGGCAATCACCCGTTCCGGAAAACGACCTTCAAGTTCCTGCCGTACCGTCCGTGCCTTGAGCCCGCTCGGATGGCGCGAGTGCCAATAGTATACCTTGTCTTCCCGCTTGCGTCCGGTCAAAAGAATTTTCTCGGCATTGATGATCACGACATAATCGCCGGTATCCATGCTCGGAGTATAAATGGCCTTGTGTTTGCCACGCAACCTTCTGGCCGCTTCCGTCGCCAGGCGCCCAAGCACCTGGTTTTCGGCGTCAATCACGACCCATTTGACCGAGGCCTTGATTTCTTTGGATGTCGCGTAAAAGGTTTTCACGAACCGGCTCCACTCAATCTGGTTATCCCCTGCCGAATGATCCTTGCCTCCGGCTCGACTCATGATCCATGCCCCGAGGAGCCTTGAACAACCTCTTGGGACGCTCAATCAAAGAGCAGAAAAACTGCATCACGGAAGACTTGCCCCGGAAAACAATTCCGGCGGCTACGGACACAGACCCGGACACTTCAATCGGAGCCTGGAAAATAGACTTTTATTCGGGGGGTGTAAAGGGTAAAGCTTCCTGGCGGTGTCCTACTTTCCCACAACTTAAGTTGCAGTATCATCAGCGCTGAAGGGCTTAACTGCCGAGTTCGGTATGGGGTCGGGTGTTTCCCCTTCGCCATCGCCACCAGAAAGCTTATCTCGTCTTCCTCTCCTATCCTTATCCACCAATCCGCATGGCAGACAAAAAATAGTCTCAATCCTGAACAACTGGGGGAAATGGGTATCTCGCTGACATCATCAAAAAGACATTGGACCAATTAGTACCGGTTAGCTCCATGCGTTGCCGCACTTCCACACCCGGCCTATCAACGTCGTAGTCTTCAACGGGTCTCATTGGGAAAACTCGTCTTGGGGGGGGCTTCCCGCTTAGATGCTTTCAGCGGTTATCCCTTCCGTGCTTGGCTACCCGGCTATGCCCTTGGCAGAACAACCGGTACACTAGAGGCACGTCCACTCCGGTCCTCTCGTACTAGGAGCAGCTCCCCTCAATTTTCCTTCGCCCATGGCAGATAGGGACCGAACTGTCTCACGACGTTCTGAACCCAGCTCGCGTACCGCTTTAATTGGCGAACAGCCAAACCCTTGGGACCGACTACAGCCCCAGGATGCGATGAGCCGACATCGAGGTGCCAAAC
It encodes:
- the rpsI gene encoding 30S ribosomal protein S9 is translated as MSLNKATYATGKRKEAVARVWIMPGSGKILINKKPIDQYFGRPVLQMVARQPFQITQTMDRFDVVVTAVGGGNSGQAGAIKHGISKALALYDTNYRPLLKKAGFITRDSRVVERKKYGRHKARKSTQYSKR
- the rplM gene encoding 50S ribosomal protein L13, with amino-acid sequence MSRAGGKDHSAGDNQIEWSRFVKTFYATSKEIKASVKWVVIDAENQVLGRLATEAARRLRGKHKAIYTPSMDTGDYVVIINAEKILLTGRKREDKVYYWHSRHPSGLKARTVRQELEGRFPERVIARAVKGMMPKNKMGRQMFKKLKVYQGPEHPHAGQTPEPLPLETKAAG